A region of the Columba livia isolate bColLiv1 breed racing homer chromosome 15, bColLiv1.pat.W.v2, whole genome shotgun sequence genome:
GGTGGTGGGACATGGTCCAACATCCATCCCCAAAGATATCACTGCTCTGTGCCCTGCTGGGACCATGACGAGTCCCCATGGGAGAGCAGTGCCAATGATCGTACCTGGCCCACGGGCTCATCTTCAGTGCCAGCCCCCGGCTGATACAAAACCCCGCTCCGCCCGTGGCAAACCAGAAATGCACAGggtgctgtgagagagaggaagCAACGGCATTGAGACCCGCTCCTGCCAAACAGGGAGCAAACCCCAGCCCAAATTAAGCCAGCCTCAACTTCTCATTGTCCCCCCTCACCATCTTGTTCTCGCTGATCCTCTCTGTAGCCTGGATGGGCCGGTCCAGGCTGGGCTTCCCAATGTAGATGTCCTGCGTGTGGGGGTAGCTGGAGAGCAGCTTCACCAGCATCCGCACGTTCACATAGTTGTCATCGTCCACGTGGCAGAACCACCTGCAGTGACAGCAGTGTCACGCCAGGCTGGGGCAATTCCCCAGACACCGTGCTGAGATTTGGCCCCAAAAATGCAAAGAGTGTCTGTCTGCATCATCCCCCTCATCCCCCACGGCAGCCCCGGGTGTTGCTTACTTTCTGCCGGACTCGATGAACTTGTCATACTCCACGGCCATCTTGCAGGACAGGGCCTGGCGGCTGTGGGCGGCCGAGCAGTTGGTGTTGATGACGTTTCCTGCAAGAAGATATGGGGGTCAAAGCCCAGTGCCAGAGCATCCCACACCTTCCCCCACACTTGAACAGTGATGCTTCACCACACACATTCCAAAGGTACCAGGGAGATGGAAACCCTGTCACTCAGTGGTCTCCATGCCACATCATTTTGGGCAATGAATGAATTTTTGGGGGAATGGCTTTTGAGTCCATGTGAGATAAGGGATGAGCAAGGAATGTGGATGCGGCAGATGCAGCAGGGTCAAGCCATATCACAAGGCTACTCATGCTGCCACCCTACATCACCTTGTGCATCCCGGGGCCGTGCACCAGCTTCCCTGGAAGGAAGAGACAAGAGAGTGTCCATGCACCAGCTTCTTCACCCAGGACACCGTACCCAAAATCGTACCCtattcctgctgctttttctcacaGCAGCCACCTGTTATTTGCTTGCCCAGCTCAAAGGCAAGTGCTTCCCAGCCTGAAAAGGAGTCATTTGCATGGGGAGAATAGACTGAGCTgaccctggccccagggagcGGCTGCCAGGAAAATGCTCTCATGAAACCCCAGCCGCGTTCCCATCAATCCCAGCTCACCCCAGGAACAAACTGGTGCAAAGGCAACCCTAATAATGTGCAGGAGATGGGCTGGAAGGGAAACCTGTCCACAGGTGGGGCTCCCAGGCAGAGGGTGCTTTATGCATCATCAATGAAACAAGTtgccttgttctcagcccaggtCCCTGTGGTGAGGGTTCCAAAGATTAGCATCTAACCGGTGGCATTTTGACCATTTTTTCAGAGTTCCCCAGGGCAGGCTCCACGCCAGCCAAGTTCCCCAGGGGACCTGACCAGGTCACACACTCATAGGGACAAGGGCCACACACTCACGTGCTTGTTTCTTCAGCTCCTCATCCTCCCCATCCGTGAAGATGAAGGTCTGAAATAGAAGACAAGGCACCTTTGAGGAACAAGGTCACGCACCTTTGGATGCCATCCATCATccctgggcagcactggggcttGGTTCCCCCTGGCCCTTGGTGTCgacttcttcctcctcaccaAAACTCAAAGCAGCACCAGAGAGCTGGGCATCCCTGCGACACACTCACCCTCAGCCAGAGAAGGATGCAAAGCTGTCCTGGCAGGACGTGAGATGCACCACCACACCTTGCTGGGGTTCAAaccccagccccttccagcaCACATGCTGAGCATCCCCAACCTCTCATCTTTCCCACGGGACAGGAGGATTTGGGGTGATGCaagtgctgtccccagcacaaggTGAGTGCATGAAGGGGAGCAGATGATGGGGAGCGAGTGCAGAGCATGGCTCAATCTGAGCAGAGTCTTCAGACTTTAGCCGGCGCAGTCGGCACACGCGGCTGGGGATACCAAAGCAGCCGCCCGACAGCTCTCCAGGCCCAGGCAGGTGTGTTTGCCCACGGCGCCGGCTGCCAACCGTGTCCCCACCTGTGTCAACAGCACGTGGCTGTCCACTTGCACAACACCCCCACGGCTCCTTTCCGCTCCCCGTCCCTGCCCAGGGTGGCTGAGCTGGTGCCAGCGGGTGCCTCTTGCCAGCCCCAAGGAGGGGACAGTCCCTCACTGCCCACCCCTGCACAGTCCCCGCGGTGCCAGACAGCACCCTGCctcctccccagggacacaAGCTGCACCTCCAGCTGCACTCCACTATTTACACAGCTAATTGCTGGCATATGCCACTCAGGATGGGGGACTTGGGGGGAGCTGCTTGTTGGCCTGGGATCTGGGGAAGGGTAAGAAGCAGGAGGAGAGGACAGGGGGTGGGAAAGGCATCGCCATCAATCAGCGGGCAGCAAACAAAGCCGGAGGAGAGAAACCACAACCAGCTGCCAAGCGCTATTAAAAACCAGACGTgcacaaaagggcaaaggaagaaagacaaaagggctGAGGCGGAGGGGGGGTGGACAACGATGGAGCCTGAGCGTTGGGGATGATGAATTACAAGTGAGCTAGAAATTGAGTGCCACCCCGCAGCCAGCCGGCCCCGGGAACGCGCtggggttttgtggtttgtttgagGAGGTGGGTACAATAGCGGGGTTGACTTTACTCAGCGAAGGAGAGTTAAGCGGGCAGCAGTGGCCATTAGCATACAGCTGCACTGGTTAACCCGGCCGGCCCGTGTTTGCTCAGGTCCCAAGGGGAGGCTGGTGGGGagagcccagagctggaggaAGGCTGAATGGGAGGGGAGAAGGGTGTGTTCCTGGGGATGGGGCTACAAGCGACCTTTGGGGCTTgaaagggggagagagagagaaaaatttaaaaaaaataaaagaatgcagTAGATGGGAAGGTAAGTTCTCATAAATACACAGCCTGGCTTTTGGGGGGAACAGAGGTCAGCCCCCCAAGGGGTCAGGAAGGCTGTAAGCAAAGGgttaggggatggggaacccaCTGAtgaggaggggacagccgggaATGGGGACACTGGCTCATCAGCTGCAAGACCAAGAGTGCCGGTGTTCATCAAAGCCCTGGAACATGTCACTCCCGGGGTGGGACAGGGTCAGTGCTGTGCATGGTCACCCCCAGACAGCACCTCACTGCTGGTCCCCATTTCCCTCAGGCACTCAGGGACAGGTCAGGCGGCTGCTGGGGGTACGAGCTGACACAGGGCATGGGGAGACCATCCAAGGATGCTCCAAGATCCATCCTCATCCATCCTGAGAGATGTGGTACCTCGGTACATCAACCCCCTGGCTCCAGCCCCACCGAAGGTGGATGGGGAAGGTGGGGGACACACAGTCTCCACACAGGCAAGACAGAAAATGTTTGCTTGATTAGCTCAGAAACGCCGTCCAGCAACtgctccctcagccactccaAAAATAACCCCACAACTAATCCTCCAGCTCAGCCACTATAAATAGACCACAGGGACAATTGTTTATTACTCGCCTGCACCGAAAGGCTTCATCCTAACGAGGCATCTTCCCTCCGGCCTCTCTCCAAGTACATCCCCATAATTTTCCTGGTGTGGGTGTACTAGGTGGCACCTTGGGGACCAGTACAGGGGCACAGAGCCCTGCAAGTCACCTTGCAGGGGCTATCGGGCCCTTGGGGGTTCCTTAtctccctcccagccccaccatgatatttaattaaaacaataaaagaaattaaagcctctatttttaaattaatttgtctGCATTTCTTTGGGATGGAGTGGGGGGAATATGGTGTGTGCCCTTCCTGCTCAGTCACCTCACCTGGGGCTATTGGGGAGAGTAACAGAGGTGCCAGCCAAGCCTGGCAGGGGACAAGCCAGGAAAGGAGGGGGACAAAAACACCCTGTGCTAGGGAAAAAACATGGATCAACCTTCAGCCTCTCCAACGCTGGGCATCAGAGCAGTGTCTGCTTCACAGCGGGGTAAGTGGGATGGGACATGGTTACTCAGCTATCACCTAACAAGCCACCATCTCCAAACCCAAGAGCAGCACGGGCAGCCTCCCTCCCACTTCCCCCCAAAAAGCGCCCCAAGTCATTACATCCCCTTCCACCTCTCCCCCATTTGGCATCCATGCCAGCCATGGCACTGAAGGGTGCCAGGACCTCTTGGCCATCCCTGCAATAACTTTTCCTGCACGGTGTAGGAGAGGAAGGGCCCgctgccccccccagcccctgcaggaAACCTCATTGTTCTCAAAACTTCAGCTTCAAGAAACACAGGATGCCAAATCCCTCCCGAACAATAGCTGCCACTGCTCCATACAGCCCCGCACAATGTGCGGCCTCGGCGTACGGGGACCAAGAGGCACCCGGGGTCCCTCTGGCCAGGATGGGGTCAGCACcccccagctgcctgcaaggAGCCTGGCAGCCACCACCagcccccccacctcctcctcacCCTTGGGGAGAGCTCCTTTttattctccttccccttcatttctccttttgcaGTGACTCATTTCCCCCTCCACCAACCGAGCTCATGGGTCACCCGTGGCTGGGTGTTGTGCAAAAGACACCCCACCAGCTAAGGCCACCCTGGGGTCAtcctgtcccctctgccctgccTGGCCGAATGGTCTAGCTGGCTTCCTGGGGTGACACACACTCAGCAGACCCTGTGCCCGTCACGGCCCCATCTTCCACAGCAGCACACTCACCAAAAAGGGGAACCTTAGATGGGCAGGCACCCCCCATGACCCTGCGTTGCACTAATCCTGCCCCTGTGCCACATCTCACTTCCCTGTTCTGGGAGAGGATGGGGCAGCCTGGTGCCCAGCTACACAGCATCTGGGGGGGTGCACCCCCTTCTACCCaaggataaggaagaaacaGCCACTCTGCTTGGGTGCAGGAGGCAGTGAAGAGGTGCTGGGCAATGGGAGGGTCAGTCTCCAGATGAGCAAAAGGCTGCAGGGAGAGGCAAGGGTGCTGCCAGAGCAGGTCCCTGCCCAGCTTTGTGTCCCCCACAGCAGATATTTTCCCTCCAGCCCACGGGGGTTAGGAGGAAAAATCCCCACCCGGCTTCaaggggctgggagcagcacgATGTCCCCGCAACGGCAGTGTCTTTCTCCAGGGCTCTGTGGGGTCTGTGCTGGTGCAGGGGTCCCGGGGATGGGACCCACAGAGGCAGGGAAGGGGCTTGCAGGGCTGCGGGCCCTTCCTCCCCCTGCTCCTTTTGGCAAGAGGAAGAATCCTCcactgtaattttaaatgctATAATTTTTTAATAACCTCCTCACAAACAATGAGCTCATTGTGTGGGGAGGGTCCCCCACCCTCCCGCCTGGCGCTCCACGCACGCCGCTTGCCGGCTCCAGGGCTTTTATGGATGAGGACAGTGGCATCATTTTGGGCAGGCAATTAAGAggcccccacccccaaaaaccacacaggctgcccaaggggcCAGCAGGGAGGGACCCTCACGCTTGAGCTGAGTTCAGCAGTGCTCAGCAGGCCGTGGTGCACAGCCCAGCCTTGAAGGAGCTGCTTCGGGATGAGCAGCCCCCAtggtcccagctgctctggtAGGAGCCCAAGCGGGACACACATGCTGGCACACTCCACCACAGCCACCCCGAGGATGGGAACCCTGGCCAAGGTGCTAGAGAAACGTGGGCGCCACCATCAGTGGAGCGTGCTCTCCAGAAGGCAAACCCATTCCCTCTGCCCCGAGAGCAGGAATTTTTCAAAGCCTGCAATTATCACGCCGAGCTGGAGGAAGCCAGCAGATCCCACGCTGGTGGGACGGCAGCCGAGCCCGGACCCCTCGCAGGCACTGTGGCGTGTGCCGAGACGCCCGGCCGCCTTCAGGGTGCCCCAGGGACAAGGGATGTGTCTTACGCAACTCGGGCACTGCAAATCACCCGACTCAGCAGGAAACCAGTGGGTTTGGACACACTCCTGTCCAGGATTTCTGCCTAATAGCCATTTTCCTCCCccccctttattttctttcaagtgcAAAGTTTCCCCAGACTGCACTCCAGCATCCTAATGATACCGAGACAGCTGGAATCTCTCCCCAAAGCAAGGAGGGGAAAAACCATAACTCTCCTCCAACAGCAGCgtgccctgtccagcctggattGTGCAACTAGGGGATCAGATTTAGAAGTGAATAAGAATCTGCCCTCCCCATGCAGAAGGAagcaggaaggagaagggggtACCCATTGCAGGGTCTTGGAGGGGACAGAGGGCAGGAAACAGGGACTATTGTGGGCAGAACAATGAGCAGCCAAGGAAGGACACAATAGCTATTCCCCCTATCAGCCAGGGTCCAGCCTGGAGCTACCTGCTGGATTTAACCCCTTGCCAGCACTTGCATTGCTCCTGACTGGCTAAGGAACAGCCAAGAAAGAGGGACGATGGGGTTTGATATGAGAGGAGGGACAGGGGAAGGAGAAACGTGGCATTGGGCATGGGGGATTTTCAGGCCTTGGGCAGGAACTTCCCAGTGCCACAGCACTGTTAGTGAAACAAGAGCAAGAGAGGGACAGGATGAGCAGAGACAGGCCTGACTCAGACCAAGAGAGACATCTGAGGCAGCGCCCCGCTGCCACCACCCTGTGTCAGAAGCCACAGGGCCAGACAAGGAGGGGATGCAGGAACCACACAGCCCCCTAGGACAGGGAAACAATGGAGAGAAGACCCATGGCACCAATCCTGCACTCTGcaggcaaaaaacccaaacaaataaaaaaacccaccaattTTCTGCCAAGTTCGGGGGAGCCCAGGGTGCCCCAAAGCTTCCCAGAGACAGCAGCCAGGTCAGCGTGGGAAGACTAGAGCCAGTAGCCACCAGCAGCGCGGGTTCATCCCTTCTGCCTCCAcgtgtccccccccagccctCGCTTCGCTCTGCGGGAGTTTGCGCCACCTCCAGCTCTCTCGGCAGCTCCTTGTCCTCAAGTGCTGTACAAGAGCCGTCACTCAGCGGTTTGGCTTGTCAGGCGGGCACCTCGCTGGGCTGTGGCCCCCCTGGCTTCATGGCCCTCATCTCTAGGCAACCTGACCTGGACACGGCCGGCTTCGGCTCCCGCGTTCCCATGGAAAGTGCCACACAAGAGGCTGCGAAGCCTTTTCTCTGCGCCGGGAGAAAAGGGGCTTTGTTAGCTTGCCCAGGGGGACAGCGTGAGAGCCGAGCCTTGGGTCCCTGGGAATCCAAACGGACAAACGaagcacaacaacaaaaaaaaaccctaaaagaaagacagagctcacaagagggagggaaaaaaaagagcagccaTTCCCAGGATCATCTGTAGGTGCTCAAAGAGCATTTCCCCACCACTACCACTCACCACCCCCTCGCAGTGACAGCAGAGCATAAAAGAGGTTTCCATTAAATAACTGTACCAGGGAGAGATGGCAGAGCCACTGCCAAGCCCAGGAGAcctgagcaaaaaaaaaaaaaaaaaaaggataagaTTCACATGGGAAAAAACCCAGTGAGATAATGCTCAGAGTGAGCTGCAGGAGCCGAGCCCCTCGCAGGGTCCAACAGACCTGGGTGAAGGAGGCACGGGAAGGTCAATCTCCCCCCACCaccccttcttccctccccagccaattcagatttaaaacaaaaggcagTTTGCAAGTAAGCAAGCAACACAATTCCATGCCAGGAGGAAACACATGAAGACAGTAGGATGGAAAGGTTAGGACCAGGCATAACTCACTTGGGAAACTGTTTAAGGACAGAAGAAGTGTCTTAAGAACAGACGGCAAAGCACATTTCCTaaggaaacagcttttctttttttttttcctttttaattttgcttcagtATGTGAAGGACAGTGACTGCCACAGCTCAGGGCAGGACATTATTACAGCAGGAATTGAACTAGCCACAACTGTCCCAGTGCAGGTGAGCCAGAGCAGACCTGCAAGAGCCCCTGGCCACTCCAGTCTTGCCCAGTTCCTGGTAGCAGAACCAAGAATCTCAGCACATCTCagtgccctgccagccctgggctgctaAACCAGGCGTCCTTTGGGCAGCCTAACTGCAGGCACCTTGTGAGGCCCTGCCAAACCTTACCCACAGCCGGGCCTCGCAGCCCAGGAGAGCACCCACAGGGGCCTGACTTCACATCGGGCACCAGTGGATTGGATTGCATCCCTacactgtgcctcagtttccccagtggAAAGCAACTCGGGGCAAGATCTGCAGTGGGATCCGCTCAGCAGGATGGACCTGAAAGCAGTATGTTTTGGGGAGCTGCTGAGTGCAAGGAACCAGGTCACGCTCCCTCCATCACTCATCCAGCTCAAACTGACCCTGCATTTCACCCTTCAGAAAACACCGCTGGCTGCAGAACAGCCCGGACAGCCTCCAAATAACACTTCTACCCAGCGACACAAGGGGAGCAGAAAGAGGAAGCTGCATTTGCCGGGGCACAGCACGCACGGACCCCGCACGGCGAAGGGCCGGGACCGCAGCTGACACCCGCGGACCGCAGCCCGGCCCGCGCCGCTCCATCCTGGCTGGCGCAGGGACCTTCCCCATCCTCTTACCATGTCGCGATTGCGGGAGATCCAGGTGtcgagcagcagctccagccgcGCCTTGTGAAACTTCTTGGTGGTCTTGACGGCGATGAAGACATCGCGGGGGGAGATGTCCTCGgccggcggccgcggggcgCTCGGCGGAGCGGCAGGCAGCTCCCGCCGGGCTCGGCTCAGCCGCCCGAAGTAATCGGCAAAGCTGCGGAGACCGGGTGGACCCTGCGCCGCCGGGGGAGCCACCGCCACCCCCAGGCTCTGCAGCGCCCGCTGCGCCCCGCCGGCCTCCCCCCGGGCCAGTCCCGGCCTCCCCGGCGGCTCCACCATGAGCACCAGGAGGCAGGTGAACATGGAGCCCACGAGGGACAAGAGCAGTTTCCTCCCGCAGCTCTTCAGCATCCTCCCGCCGCTCCTCTCCTCTCCGCGCCGCCGCCACCGGCCGCGCTCCGCCCGCGCCACCTCCGGCCCCTGCCGCGCCGCCGCCTTTAaaccgcccccgccccgcccggggaGGGACGTACCCGGGGCCGCCCCCACGCGGGGCGTGGGCAGTGCACTcggccctgcctgcagcctgcCCGCTCCGTCCCCCCCGcgcctgccctgccagccccctaCGCGCGTCCTGCTCGGCACGGTCGCGCTTGGCCCTCGCTCATCTCCTGACCGTGCCCATGTGTCCTGCCCAAGGCAGGCTGCCTGCACCTCCTGCCATCCCACCGAGGCCCGGGGGATGGTGGGCAGGGTGCATGATGGGGGTACCCcggtccctgcagcccccagcgtGCCAGGAGCATCACTCGGTGCTTCATCGTCAGCAACGGGTACCTTCCTTCAACCCGCGTGTCCTGAGCTGCCATTTCCCAGAGTGCTGCAGTGAGGTTTTCTCACAGCCATGTCCAAGAAGTTACCAGAAAGTCGACCAGCCTGACCAAACTCCAGGCAGATTCCCATCAGTCTCTTCTGAGACCAAGTataattaaacaacaaaaaccaaaaccagccaaaacccaaaaaaacacgGCACTCCTCTCATTTCCGCCAAGCTTCAGCCTGGTGGGTGAATCTGGGAACAGGGTTCTTGGGTGTCTGTTCCCATCCCTGCTCTGGGAGACCTGAAGATGCTCCCAGGCTTGGCTAACCTTGTCCCGGGTGCAGCACCATGATTTGGAGCCAGGGCTGATGGGCAGCCCCACAGTGCAGGGGTGTCTGAAAGTAAATACTATTTGGATGTCGAGCAAGCCCCCCCGCAGTGATTGCTAACCAAGATAACAATCCCCTGTTAAATGAGACACTTTTTCCAGCCAGACAGTGGGAGAAGTGGTGACTGGGAAGGAAAACTGAGTCAAAATCTGGTCCTGGATGTGCCACCAACCTGCTATTTTAGCAACGCCAAAGCCCAGGGCCTCTTTTCCCACCGATCCCCCCtctctgcaggcagggagctcTTGGGATTTTTCCTCCCAGCGTGTGTGCTGCTACAGGGAGGCAAATTTGGGTTTGGGCTTGGGCTGCAATGTAATGCCATAATCATGGGCTGCTGCATTTTTGGGCAGGGACCTTGTCCAACTTGCATTTTTCCTACTGTCACGTGCTCCATTCATCTCTGGCACTGGATAAACAATACCATAATACCAGGCAGGATGAAGCAGAGAGCCTGCTTCCTCAGGCAAGCCCCAGCGTTTGCCTTCTCCTGTTTTTAGGCTATACATTCCCCTGGTCAGCCCTTGAACCATGGCCGCAGGGTAGAAATGCTCGGGGAGgctgtggggtttggttttgcacGTCACTGCTCGTGTCTGGGGAGAGACCTGTGCTGCCAAAGAAGCCTcccataataaaaaaaaaaaaaagcagttagacCGTACAAACACAGGAACCAAATCCCACACTCCCCATTTCCCACTGTTGCTGCAGAACCCAGCCTTGCAGTCtcaatttgccttttttcctttttttcctggtgcCTTTTGTCTCCAACCCAGTGGCACAGCAACCGTGGCTCGAGAGGCAGCTGAAAAGCCTGGTCGGTAAACCcctgaatgaagaaagaggctCTTTCTCCAGGAAccaaaagcagaggaaaggcaCTTTTCCCCCGAccagctgctctcctgcttccaCAACCTCTGTGTTGGCCAGGGACACACGCCATGGCCACATGTTGGGGTCCCggctggtgctgcagggcaAGTGACAATACAAGCTCTGTGTGCTGCCAGCCCCTGAGCAATGCGACAGGGTCTGCAGAGCTGCCGTGCTGCCGCCAGCGCTGGCACAAGGGCGCTCCCGTCCCCCGGTGCTGCCCGTAACCCCCTTCCCAGGGCTGGCCCTTGGTTCAGCCCAGCCAGCTAGGGTCAGTGAGCTGTGGCAGCGAGGGGAAGACATTCTTCTGGTGGCATTGTGCCAATGGAGCGAGACTCCCCAGGGATTGCCCGGCTGCTGGCTGCATCCCCGCAGGCTTCCTCTCCAGGTACCTGGCCTCCTGGCTCAGCCCTTGCCTGCCACATGGACATCCCCAGCGAGGCACCATCCCCCTTGGGGAAATGGTGATGGGGTAAAGAGTTGCCCTGCTTACCACTTGGTGGGCACAGGATGGTACCCAAGGGGCAGGGAGTAGGATGCTACCATGGGGAAAGTACTCTCAGGAATGCCCTGTGCACTGTTCGTTGCCATTCAGCCACTCTTCTGGGTGTGAAGAGCTTAACCCTAACCAGGGTGGCCCCAGTGCCAGAAAAGTTTGTGTGCCCCATAAATACAAGTGCTAGAGGAGAGGTATGGTCACGTTTGCTCTGCAGTAGGGATGCCAGGGCTGGACCCTGCGGAGCGTCTCACCTCCTCCCTCATAAAGGATCCCACTTTGAACGCAGGCCATAACTCACCCACTGGGATGTCGTAGGGTGAGTCTggctgtggctgtggggtggTGAAGTGCTCCCCACTCTGCCCAGCCCCATAGAGATGGTTCTGAGGGAGAATCTGCTGCTTGAGCCCCCCAGATGTCAGGGATCCGCCCTTTGCAGAGGAACCCCACCCCACTGCAAATTAACCTCACAGAAATCCCATACTGGTTTCCCACTGGAGTTGTCCGGATTCAGCCCTGCCCCAACCCAGAGCCAGGGTTGCGTGTGGGGCACTTCCCTTTGAGACGTACTGTGGCATTAGGTCAGTTTAAATTGGTTTAAACCCTCTGCTCGCAGCCTGACCCTGGTCCTCGATAGGTGGTCCTTAAGAGGCTCCCAGGTTCTCAGGGTTGTTGAAAACGGTTAATAAATCCCCAGTAATAAAGTGTTCAGGTCATCAGAGAGAAACGCTGTGCTCGGGCTGCAAAGCTGCATTGTCCGCCTGGAACAATTTATGCGCTTCGTTGGACAGGGGTTAAAAGCTCTGTCAGGCACCGACTTTGCCGTCATCATATTGTCATGGGTATTTAATGGGGTTCGGCCCCGACAAGCAGCCAGGCGGCTGCTGCTCCAACTGCACGGCTGAGGTGTGCGAGGGAGACATCAGAGGAGGGCGGCTGGGGAGCCGGATCCTGCCCATGGTCCCTCTCTCACCCCCCgctttttctttctgggatTTTCTGAGAGCACAAAAGAGACTGTGCATCAATTACTGGTAGGAAAGCCGCAGTGCCCCGCGGCAGACTCCTGCGCTCCCGGCCTGGGTTTGGTTAACTTCCCATTGTCTGATGGGCTCTGCTATTCAGGACCAGTGTGAGGGctcatttttttcatctcttagGTTTTTTTAGCCACCCTGGGAACATAAAACCTTCCTGCCTTCAGAACAGAGGGTCCAGCAGTGCCATTGGGGTGGCTGCGGAGAATGGAGCACATCGGTACCTCTCCATCCAGCGCCCAAACCTCCCGCAATGGGTGCTCATGATCCATCTCCTGATGCTGaactgtccccatccccatcgtCCCCCAATGTGCTCCAGCTCTTCCACTGCTCTACACCAGGACCTGCTGCAAACCACATCCACCATCCATGGCCTCAGACACTGCATTGCtttcttcctccatctcagGGGACTGCAGGTCCCCTCGGTGAGGCGGGGGGACATGATGCGATCCATGCAGGGTACTTTGAGATCCCACGGGGCCAAGGGGGCTatacaaatgcaaaacattattattttcctgGGGCTGAAGCAGAGGCCTGAGAAAGGTTGAAGGAGAGAGGCAGCGAGCAGGGAACAGCAGGGGATTTAGCTCCTGAAAAGGAGCCAGGGAAAAAAGCGGGCGAAGAGCTTCATTGTGCGTTGGGCTGAGGGGGTCACGAGCAAGTTAAACTGGTTAATGTATTGGAGCAGCTTCCTCTGAGCTGCGGGAGCAAGCAAAGCCCTGCAACAAAAGGCCGAGGGAGCATTCTTGCGGGGAAAGTGGGCTCTCTTTAAAAggatttgatttcttttctgtcaGTTGAATGGAATCTGGTGGTGACTCCTCCAGCTCTAAGAATTTGGGGCTTTGGCGGTGACAGGAGGGGacagtccctgtccccctcctccctgctcctgcatTCTTCTCCATCTCCAAGCCCCCTGCCCCCAGATTACAGCCCCCAGTGTTGCGGGGGGAGAGGGGCTTGGGGAACACAAGCGGCCCCATAGACACGCTGATCCTAAAAGAAAGCAAGGGGCACGAGGCCGTCCCCACCCAGCCTGGTTTCTCATGCTCCCTATTCATCCCAGGGGAGGGGAGGTAGAAGTGGGGAGGGGGTGGTGTGGTGGCCACCACTGTTTTAATGTCTCTCTCGGGGCTTTGCAGTCGAGGTAGACATCGAGGGAGTTTCGGCAGTGTGAGGTGTGCAAGGGGACCTTTccattcctttctttggggagtggatttttaatgttaaaaccATGGAATGAAGGTAAAAACAGGAGCAAAAGGGAACCTGAGCTAGTCAAATCAGCTGGATACCACTCTGCTTGCCTGCATCATGTGCACCTCcttccaacagcagctcctggcctTACAGACCTGGCTGTTGCACCCCAACATTCCCTGACTGGCGGGCAGGAGCCCCCCCTCTTCGCAAGGCCATGGAGCGGGGAACTGCTGGTGGCCAGGGACGCCGGGCTGGATGCAGGTGTCCCCAGCTGCGGATGTCTCATTTGGAATTGACCCTGAGAGCAAAGGGA
Encoded here:
- the LFNG gene encoding beta-1,3-N-acetylglucosaminyltransferase lunatic fringe, which translates into the protein MLKSCGRKLLLSLVGSMFTCLLVLMVEPPGRPGLARGEAGGAQRALQSLGVAVAPPAAQGPPGLRSFADYFGRLSRARRELPAAPPSAPRPPAEDISPRDVFIAVKTTKKFHKARLELLLDTWISRNRDMTFIFTDGEDEELKKQARNVINTNCSAAHSRQALSCKMAVEYDKFIESGRKWFCHVDDDNYVNVRMLVKLLSSYPHTQDIYIGKPSLDRPIQATERISENKMHPVHFWFATGGAGFCISRGLALKMSPWASGGHFMSTAEKIRLPDDCTIGYIIESVLGVKLIRSNLFHSHLENLHQVPKTEIHKQVTLSYGMFENKRNSIHMKGAFSVEEDPSRFRSVHCLLYPDTPWCPANVVY